The proteins below come from a single Beutenbergia cavernae DSM 12333 genomic window:
- the dnaN gene encoding DNA polymerase III subunit beta, translating into MKFRVDRDVLADAVTWTARTLPTRPSIPVLAGVRIEADPQGALRLSSFDYEVSALSEIAADVPDAGTVLVSGRLLAEISRALPGKPVDVELDGTRVVLTCGSSRFTLLTMPLDDYPSLPAMPPASGTVDAGTLAEAVAQVTIAASRDETLPLLTGVRVEIEGDKLTLLATDRYRLAMRELSWNPASPGLEATALVRARTLSEVAKSLTSAGAVSISLPNGDGKDLVGFEAGGRRTTSLLVEGDYPPVRRLFPEATTSHAVASTNELVEAARRVSLVAERNTPIRLTFSEGQVVLEAGQGDDAQASEAIESTLTGEPITTAFNPGYLLDGLGVVGTEFTRLSFTHGTKPAVLTGQPKLEDDDADRDVFRYLIQPIRFAS; encoded by the coding sequence GTGAAGTTCAGGGTTGACCGAGACGTCCTGGCCGACGCGGTGACGTGGACCGCCCGGACGTTGCCCACCCGGCCCTCCATCCCGGTGCTCGCCGGCGTGCGGATCGAGGCAGATCCGCAGGGCGCGCTCCGCTTGTCGAGCTTCGACTACGAGGTCTCCGCGCTGTCGGAGATCGCGGCGGACGTCCCCGACGCCGGCACGGTGCTCGTCTCCGGCCGGCTCCTCGCCGAGATCTCGCGGGCGCTGCCCGGCAAGCCGGTGGACGTCGAGCTGGACGGCACGCGGGTCGTGCTGACGTGCGGGTCCAGCCGGTTCACGTTGCTGACGATGCCGCTCGACGACTACCCGTCGCTGCCGGCGATGCCGCCGGCGTCCGGCACCGTCGACGCCGGCACGCTGGCCGAGGCCGTGGCGCAGGTGACGATCGCCGCGAGCCGCGACGAGACGCTCCCGCTGCTCACGGGTGTGCGCGTGGAGATCGAGGGCGACAAGCTCACGCTCCTCGCAACCGACCGGTACCGGCTCGCGATGCGCGAACTTTCCTGGAACCCGGCGTCCCCGGGCCTGGAGGCGACGGCGCTCGTGCGGGCACGGACCCTCTCCGAGGTCGCGAAGTCGCTCACGAGCGCCGGCGCGGTGAGCATCTCGCTGCCGAACGGCGACGGCAAGGATCTCGTCGGGTTCGAGGCCGGCGGCCGCCGGACGACGTCGCTGCTGGTCGAGGGTGACTACCCGCCCGTGCGGCGGCTGTTCCCGGAGGCCACGACGTCGCACGCCGTCGCGTCCACCAACGAGCTCGTCGAGGCGGCGCGGCGCGTGTCGCTCGTCGCCGAGCGCAACACACCGATCCGCCTGACCTTCAGCGAGGGCCAGGTCGTGCTCGAGGCCGGCCAGGGTGACGACGCGCAGGCGTCCGAGGCCATCGAGTCGACGCTGACCGGCGAGCCGATCACGACGGCGTTCAACCCCGGGTACCTGCTCGACGGGCTCGGCGTCGTGGGGACGGAGTTCACGCGCCTGTCGTTCACGCACGGCACGAAGCCGGCCGTGCTCACCGGGCAGCCGAAGCTCGAGGACGACGACGCCGACCGGGACGTGTTCCGCTACCTGATCCAACCCATCCGTTTCGCGAGCTGA
- the gnd gene encoding phosphogluconate dehydrogenase (NAD(+)-dependent, decarboxylating), with protein sequence MHIGLVGIGRMGANMQERLREHGHEVTGYDQDPGVSDVASLEQLVAALPAPRVVWVMVPAGEITHAVIGDLRGLLAAGDLVIDGGNSNFREDKVHADDLAGHGIRYLDVGVSGGVWGRENGYGLMVGGAPDDVAEVMPVFDALRPEGDRDEGFVHVGPVGAGHYAKMVHNGIEYGLMQSYAEGYEILAARDDLVADVGGVFKAWQRGTVVRSWLLELMVRALEQDPDLEQISGWTADSGEGRWTVQEAVEHAVPAPVISAALFARFASRQEDSPAMKAVAALRQQFGGHATKPAADG encoded by the coding sequence ATGCACATCGGACTCGTCGGGATCGGTCGGATGGGCGCGAACATGCAGGAGCGCCTGCGCGAGCACGGCCACGAGGTGACGGGCTACGACCAGGACCCGGGCGTGTCCGACGTCGCCAGCCTGGAGCAGCTGGTGGCCGCGCTCCCAGCACCGCGGGTGGTGTGGGTGATGGTGCCGGCGGGCGAGATCACGCACGCGGTGATCGGCGACCTCCGAGGCCTCCTCGCCGCCGGTGACCTCGTGATCGACGGCGGCAACTCCAACTTCCGCGAGGACAAGGTGCACGCCGACGACCTCGCGGGTCACGGCATCCGCTACCTCGACGTCGGCGTCTCCGGTGGTGTCTGGGGCCGCGAGAACGGGTACGGGCTCATGGTCGGCGGAGCACCGGACGACGTCGCCGAGGTGATGCCGGTCTTCGACGCGCTCCGCCCGGAGGGCGATCGTGACGAGGGCTTCGTCCACGTGGGGCCGGTGGGCGCGGGGCACTACGCGAAGATGGTGCACAACGGCATCGAGTACGGCCTCATGCAGTCCTACGCCGAGGGCTACGAGATCCTGGCGGCGCGGGACGACCTCGTGGCCGACGTCGGCGGGGTGTTCAAGGCGTGGCAGCGCGGCACGGTGGTGCGGTCCTGGCTCCTCGAGCTCATGGTGCGCGCGCTGGAGCAGGACCCGGACCTGGAGCAGATCTCCGGCTGGACGGCGGACTCCGGCGAGGGCCGGTGGACGGTGCAGGAGGCGGTGGAGCACGCCGTCCCGGCGCCGGTGATCAGCGCGGCCCTGTTCGCCCGGTTCGCGTCCCGGCAGGAGGACTCGCCGGCGATGAAGGCCGTCGCGGCGTTGCGGCAGCAGTTCGGCGGGCACGCCACGAAGCCCGCCGCGGACGGCTGA
- the recF gene encoding DNA replication/repair protein RecF (All proteins in this family for which functions are known are DNA-binding proteins that assist the filamentation of RecA onto DNA for the initiation of recombination or recombinational repair.), with product MYVSDLALTDFRSYADLVIGLEPGITAFVGPNGQGKTNLVEAIGYLGTFSSHRVSGDAALVRWGAERAVVRAKVVRRARPTLVELEIVAGRANRARVDRSPVSRVREAAGIARSVIFAPEDLALVKGDPDGRRRFLDDLLVQLSPRLAGVRSEYERVLRQRTALLKSAGPARRRSGDGEPAALRTLDVWDGHLARAGAELVAARVRLVQDLRPHVGATYEQVSAAQSEARISYRASVEEARPDDAPTEVVESVETELTRADLVEARLLEAMARLRTREIERGVSLVGPHRDDLVLTLADMPAKGYASHGESWSYALALRLASYALLRDDGEAGGGGEPVLVLDDVFAELDARRRTRLASIVASAEQVLVTAAVAEDVPEELEGARMDVMGGEVLRVR from the coding sequence GTGTACGTCTCCGACCTCGCCCTCACGGACTTCCGCTCCTACGCCGACCTCGTCATCGGCCTGGAGCCGGGCATCACGGCGTTCGTCGGACCGAACGGCCAGGGCAAGACGAACCTCGTCGAGGCCATCGGGTACCTGGGCACGTTCTCGAGCCACCGCGTCTCCGGCGACGCCGCCCTGGTGCGGTGGGGCGCGGAGCGCGCCGTGGTCCGGGCGAAGGTGGTGAGGCGTGCCCGCCCGACGTTGGTCGAGCTCGAGATCGTCGCCGGGCGCGCCAACCGCGCCCGGGTGGACCGGTCGCCGGTCTCGCGAGTGCGGGAGGCCGCAGGGATCGCCCGCTCGGTGATCTTCGCCCCCGAGGACCTCGCCCTGGTCAAGGGAGATCCGGACGGCCGCCGCCGGTTCCTCGACGACCTGCTCGTGCAGCTCAGCCCACGGCTGGCCGGGGTGCGGTCGGAGTACGAGCGGGTGCTGCGCCAGCGCACCGCGCTGCTGAAGTCGGCGGGTCCGGCGCGGCGCAGGTCCGGCGACGGTGAGCCGGCGGCGCTGCGCACGCTCGACGTGTGGGACGGTCACCTGGCTCGGGCCGGCGCCGAGCTCGTCGCGGCCCGGGTGCGCCTCGTCCAGGACCTGCGGCCCCATGTCGGCGCCACGTACGAGCAGGTGAGCGCGGCCCAGAGCGAGGCCCGGATCTCCTATCGCGCGAGCGTCGAGGAGGCGCGGCCCGACGACGCCCCCACGGAGGTCGTGGAGTCCGTCGAGACCGAGCTCACCCGCGCGGATCTCGTCGAGGCGCGCCTGCTCGAGGCGATGGCGCGCCTGCGGACGCGGGAGATCGAACGCGGCGTCAGCCTCGTGGGACCGCATCGCGACGACCTCGTGCTCACGCTCGCCGACATGCCCGCGAAGGGATACGCGTCGCACGGCGAGTCCTGGTCGTATGCGCTGGCCTTGCGCCTCGCCTCGTACGCGCTGCTGCGCGACGACGGCGAGGCGGGCGGGGGCGGTGAACCGGTCCTCGTCCTCGACGACGTGTTCGCGGAGCTGGACGCCCGACGTCGCACCCGCCTCGCGTCGATCGTCGCGTCCGCCGAGCAGGTTCTGGTCACGGCCGCGGTCGCGGAGGACGTGCCGGAGGAGCTCGAGGGCGCGAGGATGGACGTCATGGGCGGGGAGGTCCTGCGTGTCCGGTGA